The Leptospira paudalimensis region CTTCCCTATTTTTTACACTATGTCAGGTATTGTATTTTTCTTATCTCTTCTTTTAGCGAGCCTCATTTCACCAATACTCTCTCAAAATCATTGGGATGATTATATCGCTGAAAAAAACATTAAATCCACCTACTATATATTTGGTGACAATGTAAACTTGAGAGAAGCCGATCATCTCAATGGGAAAATAATTCGAAAACTGTCCCTGGGAAGTGAAATTAAGATTCTGACAAAAACGAACCAAATCTTAGAACAGAATTCATTGAAAGAATATTGGTATCAAGTCCAAGTTGGAGAGGACACAGGTTATCTTTGGGGAGGTCTTATCTCAGATTATTCATTTCCCCTGAACGACACGATTGTCCTTTGTAAGAATCTAGGAACAAAAACAAAAAAATTGGAATTAAAGATCATCCAAGGATCTAAAATTCTAAGCCAAGGAAACTTTGAAGTTGGACCATTGAGTAATGAATCATGGGACCACACGATATACAATCCGAGTCTTTTTTCACCTAGCCCGAATGCAATATTTGCTATCAAATTTTTAATCTTTTCAGAAATTGAGTATGGTTATTCAAATGAACAAGTATTCACTTTGAATCGAGAATTTAAAATTACACCGCAGTTTTCGTGGAATCCAGGTTCTTGTGATCCACCAGCATGTGCGGAAACATGGTTAGTTTTCCCAAAAGAAACCTTACCAGAAGATAGAAAAATGAACCGGAAACTCACTAAGGG contains the following coding sequences:
- a CDS encoding SH3 domain-containing protein, translating into MDFPIFYTMSGIVFFLSLLLASLISPILSQNHWDDYIAEKNIKSTYYIFGDNVNLREADHLNGKIIRKLSLGSEIKILTKTNQILEQNSLKEYWYQVQVGEDTGYLWGGLISDYSFPLNDTIVLCKNLGTKTKKLELKIIQGSKILSQGNFEVGPLSNESWDHTIYNPSLFSPSPNAIFAIKFLIFSEIEYGYSNEQVFTLNREFKITPQFSWNPGSCDPPACAETWLVFPKETLPEDRKMNRKLTKGKENTIIELMHSFDLDETNLHDFYQTEYVWNGSQFQKKEK